From one Salmo salar chromosome ssa09, Ssal_v3.1, whole genome shotgun sequence genomic stretch:
- the cox16 gene encoding cytochrome c oxidase assembly protein COX16 homolog, mitochondrial isoform X1 — protein sequence MLTFKALQRNKTFKYGVPMLLLVVGGSFGLREFTQIRYDAQKIMKKVLGRSNNQIKSAGSNPGGQGEAPETVCYPGGGVPEDKGCQPEGLEEHQRSSSLGRLQGIPRAATLQTGQGSVMEIADQRLFGLQ from the exons ATGTTGACCTTCAAAGCATTACAGAGGAACAAAACCTTTAAATACGGCGTTCCCATGTTG TTGCTGGTAGTGGGAGGTTCCTTTGGGCTCCGGGAGTTCACACAGATCCGCTACGATGCTCAGAAGATCATGAAGAAG gttctgggcaggagtaataaccagattaaatcgg ctggaTCCAACCCTGGAGGCCAAGGTGAAGCCCCAGAAACAGTCTGTTATCCTGGAGGAGGAGTACCTG AAGATAAAGGATGTCAACCTGAAGGACTGGAGGAACATCAGAGGTCCTCGTCCCTGGGAAGACTCCAAGGAATACCAAGAGCAGCAACGCTCCAGACAGGGCAAGGCAGCGTGATGGAGATTGCTGACCAGAGGCTGTTCGGTTTGCAATAG
- the cox16 gene encoding cytochrome c oxidase assembly protein COX16 homolog, mitochondrial isoform X2 produces MLTFKALQRNKTFKYGVPMLLLVVGGSFGLREFTQIRYDAQKIMKKLDPTLEAKVKPQKQSVILEEEYLKIKDVNLKDWRNIRGPRPWEDSKEYQEQQRSRQGKAA; encoded by the exons ATGTTGACCTTCAAAGCATTACAGAGGAACAAAACCTTTAAATACGGCGTTCCCATGTTG TTGCTGGTAGTGGGAGGTTCCTTTGGGCTCCGGGAGTTCACACAGATCCGCTACGATGCTCAGAAGATCATGAAGAAG ctggaTCCAACCCTGGAGGCCAAGGTGAAGCCCCAGAAACAGTCTGTTATCCTGGAGGAGGAGTACCTG AAGATAAAGGATGTCAACCTGAAGGACTGGAGGAACATCAGAGGTCCTCGTCCCTGGGAAGACTCCAAGGAATACCAAGAGCAGCAACGCTCCAGACAGGGCAAGGCAGCGTGA